The Corynebacterium occultum sequence GCCTGGTAGCCCCCAACCCCTGGGGTTCGGAAACGAGTTCAGCCCCGGACCGTGAGGTCCGGGGCTGAACTTTAAGTGGCGGAGGATAAGGGATTTGAACCCTTGAGGGTATTGCTACCCGCACGCGTTCCAGGCGTGTGACATAGGCCGCTAGTCGAATCCTCCAGCGAAACATAAGCTGCACCGGAGTGCTGCTTCGTTCCTTGAAAAACAGTACACAATTCTCCCCGAATTCACCAAATCGCTGGTCATTGGCTCAAAAATCACCCCTGAGGGACAGTGGTCCTGAATTTCTGGCCAGTCCTGCGATCCTGGGCACCTCCCGGACCCGGCGAATGCCCGGACCCCCGCGGTTAGCCCTCCCTGACGGTCATGCGCTACTATCTGAACCAGGATCCCGTGCGGCGTCTATCTTGTGAACTCCCCCAGGGCAGGAATGCAGCAAGGGTCAACGAGCTCTAGCGGGTGCGCGGGGTCCCCTTAATTCTTAATACGTCTAGAGTGGAACCGGACATGTCGAGCACTTGTTGCACCATGGAAGGTAGGCCCACATGACGCTCAACGAACTGGCTCCGGAAGCCCTCGCCGATCTCGCTGCGAAGGTCCGTGCAGAATATGAAGAACTGCAGGCCAGGAACCTCAAGCTGGATCTGACTCGCGGCAAGCCCGCCAGTGAACAGCTTGATATTAACAATGAACTTCTCGCCCTGCCCGGGGAGAACTTCCGTGCCAAAGATGGCACTGACTGCCGTAACTACGGCAATCTCAAGGGCATCGCCGATATCCGGGAAATCTGGGCCGAGCTGCTGGGCCTTCCCGTTGAGCTGGTCTACGCCGGCGACTCCTCCAGCCTGAACATCATGTTTGATCTGGTGTCCTGGTCCTATATCTGGGGCAACAATGATTCCGAGCGTCCCTGGAAAGATGAGGAGAAGGTCAAGTGGGTCTGCCCCGTCCCGGGTTATGACCGCCACTTCACCATCACCGAGACCCTCGGCTTCGAGATGATCAACGTCCCCATGCTCGAGGATGGCCCGGACATGGATGCCGTGCGTGAGCTGGTCAAAGATCCGCAGGTCAAGGGGATGTGGACGGTTCCGGTATTCGGTAACCCGACGGGCATCACCTTCTCGGAGCGGGTCGCCCGCGAGCTGGCTGAGATGGAGACCGCTGCACCGGACTTCCGCATCGTGTGGGACAACGCCTACGCCGTGCATGTGCTGGGCAATAAGTTCCCCGAGGTCATCAATGTCCTTGAGCTGGCTGAGCAGGCCGGCAACCCGAACCGTTTCTGGTTCATGTCCTCCACCTCGAAGATCACCTTCGCCGGTGCGGGTGTCGCTTTCTTCGCCTCCTCGGCGGAGAACCTGGCCTGGTACACCGCTAAGGCCGGTGTCCGTGGCATCGGCCCGAATAAACTGAACCAGCTGGCACATGCCCAGTACTTCGGTTCCGCTGAGGGGGTTCGTGCGATCATGCGCAAGCACGCGGCATCCATCGCCCCGAAGTTCCAGTCGGTGCTGGAGATCCTGGAGAACCGTCTTGGTGAGCATGGGGTGGCCACCTGGACCCGGCCGGAGGGTGGTTATTTCATCTCCCTGGATGTGGTGGA is a genomic window containing:
- a CDS encoding aminotransferase class I/II-fold pyridoxal phosphate-dependent enzyme encodes the protein MTLNELAPEALADLAAKVRAEYEELQARNLKLDLTRGKPASEQLDINNELLALPGENFRAKDGTDCRNYGNLKGIADIREIWAELLGLPVELVYAGDSSSLNIMFDLVSWSYIWGNNDSERPWKDEEKVKWVCPVPGYDRHFTITETLGFEMINVPMLEDGPDMDAVRELVKDPQVKGMWTVPVFGNPTGITFSERVARELAEMETAAPDFRIVWDNAYAVHVLGNKFPEVINVLELAEQAGNPNRFWFMSSTSKITFAGAGVAFFASSAENLAWYTAKAGVRGIGPNKLNQLAHAQYFGSAEGVRAIMRKHAASIAPKFQSVLEILENRLGEHGVATWTRPEGGYFISLDVVDGTAARVVELAREAGIALTEAGSSFPLHEDPDNRNIRLAPTLPPVEEVEVAMDGVATCVLLAAVEKLGV